The following proteins are co-located in the Gossypium hirsutum isolate 1008001.06 chromosome A02, Gossypium_hirsutum_v2.1, whole genome shotgun sequence genome:
- the LOC107952267 gene encoding uncharacterized protein, with protein MEPQPRTNHDQDPLYPPRFTPPHAHVMQRECPRGEPASFEQRPVPPTYLGQGIFTSNPETNPADPNVPDPVELAKLKMDDHDAQDKYRSLEERLKAIEGAKTFSALSAKELSLVPDLVLPLKFKFPDFEKYDRTRCSKAHLVMFCWNMTGYVNEDKLLIHCFQVNLVRSALRWYNQLSRERIQSWKDLASSFCEQYKHVSDMVPDRLTLQIMEKKPTETFRQYAQRWRDISAQVEPPLTKTEVTVLFINTFKASFYDKLVGSATKDFTDIVISGELIENAIKSGRIEGFESSKRAAPVKKKEAEAHIVGTENHHTSNPYPVQPRPRYHPPPNFYYPPQNPYYQAPPPYPVYATDNQRPFAMFPPNTMPTQGQPKNEQRPTRSNPEKPQFTLIPVSYGELYLKLLEKQLISPHYMAPLKPPYPKWYDPNASCMYHAGNQGHSTENFLAFKRRV; from the coding sequence ATGGAGCCTCAGCCAAGAACTAATCATGATCAGGATCCGCTCTATCCCCCAAGATTCACTCCACCTCAtgcacatgtaatgcaaagagaatGTCCTCGAGGAGAACCTGCAAGCTTTGAGCAACGACCTGTACCCCCTACTTATCTAGGGCAAGGTATATTCACATCGAACCCTGAAACTAATCCTGCCGATCCCAATGTTCCAGATCCGGTAGAATTAGCCAAGTTGAAAATGGATGATCATGATGCCCAAGATAAGTATAGGAGCTTGGAAGAAAGGCTCAAGGCAATAGAAGGTGCTAAAACCTTCTCTGCACTAAGTGCCAAAGAGCTTAGTTTGGTGCCCGATCTGGTTCTgcctctaaaatttaaatttccaGATTTTGAAAAATACGATAGAACGAGATGTTCAAAAgcgcatcttgtcatgttttgttGGAATATGACTGGTTACGTGAATGaagataaattattaatacattgtttcCAGGTCAACTTGGTCAGATCGGCCCTTCGTTGGtataatcaacttagtagagaaaggaTCCAatcatggaaagacttggcatCATCATTTTGCGaacaatacaagcatgtatcCGACATGGTGCCTGATCGACTAACTCTACAGATAATGGAAAAGAAGCCAACGGAGACTTTTAGACAATACGCGCAAAGATGGAGGGATATCTCGGCCCAAGTAGAACCCCCATTAACTAAAACTGAAGTAACGGTCCTCTTCATCAACACTTTTAAAGCATCGTTTTATGATAAGTTGgtaggaagtgccacgaaagacttcacagatattgtaatatctggggAACTTATAGAAAATGCCATCAAGAGTGGAAGGATCGAAGGTTTCGAAAGCTCGAAAAGGGCAGCACCTGTAAAGAAAAAAGAGGCAGAAGCCCATATAGTGGGAACTGAGAACCATCATACTTCTAATCCTTACCCAGTCCAGCCACGACCTCGATATCACCCACCTCCAAACTTTTATTATCCACCCCAAAACCCTTACTATCAAGCACCTCCTCCTTACCCCGTCTACGCCACAGATAACCAAAGACCATTTGCCATGTTCCCACCAAACACCATGCCTACTCAAGGCCAACCTAAAAATGAACAAAGACCAACAAGATCCAATCCTGAAAAACCCCAGTTCACCCTAATTCCCGTGTCATACGGAGAGCTGTACCTAAAACTATTGGAAAAACAATTAATATCCCCACATTATATGGCACCCTTGAAGcctccatacccaaaatggtacGACCCTAATGCCAGTTGCATGTACCACGCTGGAAACCAGGGGCACTCTACAGAAAATTTTTTGGCCTTTAAAAGGAGGGTTTAA